DNA sequence from the Candidatus Krumholzibacteriia bacterium genome:
GCCGTCCGGGGCGACGACTGAACGACAACAGAGCCGCATCGGGTCGTGGTGCGACTCCCCGGTCAGAAAGGACTTCCGATGAACGCAGCGTCGAAGGGCCCGAGGGCGGACTTCGTGTGGATGGACGGCGAGATGGTGCCGTGGGACGACGCGAACATCCACGTGCTCAGCCACGTGATCCACTACGGGAGCGGCGTGTTCGAAGGGGCGCGGGTCTACCAGCACCCGAGGGGTTCCGCCATGTTCCGCATGCGCGACCATGTCCGTCGACTCGCCGAGAGCGCCAAGATGCTGCGCATGGAGATCGCCTGGTCGGCCGACGAGCTCTACGAGGCGATCCGTGAGACCGTGAAGAAGAACGGCCTCGACGCCTGCTACGTTCGACCGGTGGTCTACCGGGGCGCGGGTCCGGCCGGCGTGAATCCGCTGAACAATCCCGTGAACGTGTTCATCGCCGTATGGCCCTGGGGAGCCTACCTCGGGGACGAGGCCATCAACGACGGTGTGGACGTTTGCACCAGCAGCTTCCGCCGCATGGCTCCCGACACGCACCTGCCCATGGGCAAGGTCGTGGGTAACTACGTGAACTCCCAGTACGCCAAGATGGAAGCCGTACTCGGCGGCTTCGCCGAGGCGATCATGCTCGACGTCTACGGCAATCTGGCCGAGGGCAGTGGAGAGAATCTGTTCGTGATCCGTGACGAGCGGATCTACACGCCCATGTACGGCAACACCGTCCTCGGCGGCATCACGCGCAACTGCGCCATGGTGCTCGCGAGGGAGATGGGCTACGAGGTGGTCGAGCAGGCGATCCCGCGAGAGTTCCTCTACGTGGCCGACGAGGCCTTCTTCACCGGCACCGCCGCCGAGGTCACGCCCATCCGCAGCGTGGACCGGTTGCCCGTCGGCGCGGGTTCACGGGGACCGATCACCGAGAAGATCCAGAAGGCCTTCTTCGACATCATCGAGGGCCGCGAGGAAGACCGCCACGAGTGGCTCGAGTTCGTCTGATCGACGCCGCCGGCGTGCGCGCCCGGCAGAAAGGGGCCTGACATGAGCTTCCTGCAGAACACCGACCCGCAGATCGCCGACCTGGTCCACCGGGAGTTCGACCGGCAGCGCAAGGGTCTGGAGATGATCGCCAGTGAGAACTTCACCAGCCCGGCGGTGATGGAGGCGGTGGGTTCGGTGCTGACGAACAAGTACGCCGAGGGTTATCCGGGGCGTCGCTACTACGGCGGGTGCGAGTTCGTCGACGAGGTCGAGCGCCTGGCCCGCAGGCGGGCCTGCGAGCTCTTCGGGGCGGCGCACGCCAATGTACAGCCGCACAGTGGCAGCACGGCGAACCAGACCGCGTTCCTGGCCCTGCTCGAGCCCGGCGACCGTATCCTGGGCCTGAGCCTCAGCCACGGGGGTCACCTGACCCACGGTCACGCGGTCAATTTCAGTGGCATGCTGTTCGAGGCACACCACTACGAGGTCGATCGTGAGACCGAGCAGATCGACTACGACGCGTTGGCCGCGCAGGCCCGTGAGCTGCGGCCGAAGCTGTTGATCGCCGGCAGCAGTGCCTATCCGCGCGCGTGGGACTTCGAGCGCATGGGCGCGATCGCGAAGGAACTGGAGATCCCGTTGCTCGTCGACATGGCCCACTTCGCGGGTCTCGTCGCGGCGAAGTTGCACCCCGATCCGGTGCCGCACGCGAACGTGATCACCACGACCACGCACAAGACCCTGCGCGGACCGCGCGGCGGGCTCATCCTGGCCGACGACGACCACTTCAAGAAGATCAACAAGATCAACTTCCCCGGCATGCAGGGCGGGCCCTTCATGCACGTGATCGCCGGTAAGGCGGTGGCCTTCCACGAGGCCATGAGCGAGAAGTTCCGCGCCGACCAGGCCCAGACCGTGGCCAACGCGCGCGCACTCGGGGAGTTCCTCGTCGAGCGTGGGCTGCGTCTGGTGAGCGGTGGAACCGACACCCACCTGGTGCTCGTCGACCTGCGCCCGAAGGGCCTGACGGGTAAGCAGGCGGAGGCCGTCCTGGAGGAGGTCGGGATCACGGTGAACAAGAACACCATTCCCTTCGATCCCGAGAGTCCCTTCGTCACCAGTGGTATCCGGGTCGGTACCCCCGCACTGACCACGCGTGGCATGAAGGAAGACCAGATGCGGGAGATCGCGGCGGTGATGGGCGACGCGCTCGAGGCCGGGGAGGAGAGCGACGCACTGCCCGGTCTGCGGAAGCGGATCGAGGAACTGGCGGACGCCTTCCCGTTGTATCCCGAACTCGTCGGCGCCTCGCTGTAGAGGGCGTCGATGCTGTGTCCCAACTGCGGCCACGAGCACGACCGGGTGGTCGACTCCCGCTCCACGCGCGAGGGGGCGGCCATTCGCCGTCGCCGCGAGTGTCTGCAGTGCGACCATCGTTTCACGACCTACGAGTACGTGGAGAGCACTCCGGTCCTCGTGGTGAAACGTGACGGGCGCCGGGTCCCCTTCGACCGCGAGAAGGTCATCAACGGAGTGATGCGGGCGTGTGAGAAACGGGCGATCAGTCGCGAGCAGATCGATCGGCTGGCCGACCGTGTGGCGGCCCGCCTGTTCTCGGGCGCTCGCGACGAGGTGTCGACCGTGGAGATCGGCGAAGCGGTCATGGACGAGCTCGAGGAGCTCGACGAGGTCGCCTACGTGCGTTTCGCCTCGGTGTATCGGAGCTTCCGCAACGTGAACCAGTTCATGGACGAACTGCGGTCCCTGCTCGATCGGCACCCGGAGCCGGTCGAGGGCGAACCGGCGGACGGAGACGAATCGGCGTGACCGAGAGCGACCCGACGGCTCAGGACAAGACCCCCGACACGACGTCGATGACCGTGCTCGACCATCTGGCCGAGCTGCGTTCCACCCTGATGTGGGCGCTGGGCATGGCCTTCGTGGCGGCGATCGCGGCCTGGTTCGTGAGCGACTGGATCATCGAGACGCTGCTCGCCCCCGTACAGGAGGCTGGACAGGAGACCCTGTACTTCCAGGCGCCCATGGAGGGCTTCCTGCTGAAGCTCAAGGCGTCGGCGGTCATGGGCCTGCTCTTCGTCCTGCCGCTGATCCTCTTCAAGATCTATCGGTTCGTCACGCCCGGGCTGTTGCCGAAGGAGAAGCGGGTCGTGACGCCCCTGCTGGTGTCGGCGACCGGCCTGTTCTACGTGGGCGTCGGCTTCTGCTACGTCGTGCTCCTGCCGCTGGTCATCCGCTTCGCGCTGAGCTTCGCCACCGAATCGCTGCAGCCCTGGCTCACGGCGAGTTCCTACTTCGACCTCGCGGCGCGCCTGTGCTTGGCCTTCGGCCTCCTGTTCGAGCTGCCCATGGTGGTCTTCGCCCTGAGCTGGGTCGGGGTCGTCGATCCGCGGACCCTGCTGAAGGGGTGGCGCTACGCCTTCCTGCTGATCCTCGGCGTGAGCGCGCTGCTCACACCGCCCGACATCATCAGCCAGGTGCTGCTCGGCGGGCCCGTCATGCTGCTGTACATCATCAGCGTGCTGATCTCGATGCTGGTCCGCAAACGGCAGCGCCAGGCCAAGGAACGCGAGCGGGAGCTGGAGCGGCAGGAGGAGATGGCCTACCGCAAGGCCCGCGCCCAGGAGCGCAAGCGTGAGCGCGAACTCGAGTTGGCCCGCGAGCGTGACGAGCGGGGCGAGACGGCCGAACCGGAGGACGAGGGCCCTGACGAGGATCCCGACGAGGATCCCGACAAGGATCCCGACGAGGGCGAAGGGAACACGAAATCCTCTGCTCCCGAGGCGCGGCCGGCGCCGGGTACGGAACCGAGGGTCGAGGAGGCACCCGACCGCGATCCCGACGCCGAGGATCCGCCCTGGGTGCGCCGGGAACCGCCGGCGTCGACCGGCAACGGCGACGACGAGGCCGGCGGCGGCCCCGACGGAGAGACGAGTGGTGACGGGAACGAGGACCGCGATCCCGACGACCGCGAATCGAATTGACAGTCCCACGGGCGGTCGCTAAATATGTCGCCTGCGGAGCCCGGGACCGTCTACCCTGGCGTCTCGCCTCGTTCGCCCGCCGGGCGACGCCCTGACGACCCCCGCCGGGGATGGAATCCACGTGCCACTCGCCGGAGAAGACCGGGTCAAGCTCCACAGCCTCCAAGAGTGGATCGCGGGCGATCTTCCGTCGCTCGAGGACGAGATCGACGGGTTGCTGCGCAGCGAGCTGCCGATGCTCCAGGAGATCTGTGACCACCTGGGGCTGGGGCGCGGCAAGCGCTTCCGTCCGACCCTGCTGCTGATCATCGCCAAGAACGGAGAGCGGTCGACGTCCGATGCGCTGTTCGCGGCGGCCTGCATCGAGCTCGTGCACACGGCGTCGCTGGTCCACGACGACTTCATCGATCAGGCGGCCACGCGTCGCGGCCTGCCCACCATCTACCGCAAGTGGGGGCCGAGCGCCGCGCTCATCACCGGCGATTGGATCTACTGCAAGGTCTTCGCGATGATGACCGGTCGCGAGATGGACGACGCGACGCGCATCGTCGCGCGCACCGTCCACTCCATGAGCATCGCCGAGATGATGCAGCTCGAGCGGCGTCGCCGCCTCGACCTGCCCGAGGAGGACTACCTCACGATCATCCTGCGCAAGACGGCCAGTGTGATCGAGGCCTCCTGCGAGATCGGCGCCCTGCTCAACCCCGATCTGGCCGAACATCGCACGGTCCTGGGCGAGTTCGGCCGCAAGTGCGGGCTGGCCTTCCAGGTCACCGACGACATCTTCGACTACCAGGGGGACAAGCAGCGTCTCGGAAAGCCCATCGGGGGGGATTGGCGGGAAGGCAGGATCACGCTACCCTTCCTGGCCGCCTGGCGTGTGGCGCCCGAGTCCGAGCGCAAGGAGCTGCAGGACGCGGTCGAGACCGCCGAGGACCCGCAGGGGCTCTGGCCCGACGTGCGGGAGTTCGTGATGCGCCACGACGGGACCGCGGTCGCCCAGGAGACCGCGCTCCGCTACGCCGCCGAAGCCAAGGCGGCGATCGCGGGGATCGATGTCGAGCCCCAACGAGACATTCTCGTGAACGCGGCCGACTACGTGATCGCCCGTCTCCACTGATCCCGCGCAGCCGGCGGACTCCGCCCGGCCGCCGCCCCCGGATGACGACAGAAGACAGCCAACAGCTCGCGCGTGCCGCGGTGGAGTGGGCCCTCGACAAGAAGGCCGAGGACGTCGTGCTCCTCGACCTGCGAGGGGTGCTCGACGTCACCGACTGGTTCGTGATCGCCACCGGCTTCTCCGAGGTCCAGGTGCAGGCCATCGCCGACGCCGTCTTCGACCGCGCCGTGGAGAGCGGTCAGAAGCCGGTCCACGTCGAAGGCCGCGATGCCGGGCGTTGGGCGCTGGTCGACTTCATCGACGTGGTGGTGCACGTGATGCTGCCCCAGGAGCGCGAACGCTACCGACTCGATCGCCTGTGGGGCGACGCCGGGCTCGTCGCCTTCGACGACACCGGGGCGTCGCGGGTGGTCCGTCCTCCCGCGCACGATCCGGCCACGGCGAAGGACACCGAGGGCGAGGACACTCCATGAAGGAAGAAGTGCGCAACGCCCTGACGGCGGTGCTCGAGGACTTCGGCATGTTCGAAGAGGACTACGTCCTCGAGCTGGAACGGCCGCGCGATCCGAGTCACGGGGACCTCACGACGAACGTGGCCCTCACGCTCAGCAAGAAGCTGGAGCGCAAGCCGCGCGAACTGGCGGGCGAGATCGCTGCCCAGATCGACCTCGACCGCGACCTGGTGGAATCGGTGGAGATCGCGGGTCCGGGTTTCATCAACTTCCGGGCCGCGAGCGGATGGTGGGTCCGGGCCATCACCGAGATCCTGGAGGGGGGCGAGAGCTTCGGCCGCAGCGAGGTCGGCAACGGCGAGCGCGTGAACCTGGAGTTCGTCAGCGCCAACCCGACGGGACCGTTCAACATCGTCAGCGCCCGCGCGGCGGCCGTGGGCAGTGCCCTGACCCGCGCCCTCCG
Encoded proteins:
- a CDS encoding branched-chain amino acid transaminase, which produces MNAASKGPRADFVWMDGEMVPWDDANIHVLSHVIHYGSGVFEGARVYQHPRGSAMFRMRDHVRRLAESAKMLRMEIAWSADELYEAIRETVKKNGLDACYVRPVVYRGAGPAGVNPLNNPVNVFIAVWPWGAYLGDEAINDGVDVCTSSFRRMAPDTHLPMGKVVGNYVNSQYAKMEAVLGGFAEAIMLDVYGNLAEGSGENLFVIRDERIYTPMYGNTVLGGITRNCAMVLAREMGYEVVEQAIPREFLYVADEAFFTGTAAEVTPIRSVDRLPVGAGSRGPITEKIQKAFFDIIEGREEDRHEWLEFV
- the glyA gene encoding serine hydroxymethyltransferase, whose product is MSFLQNTDPQIADLVHREFDRQRKGLEMIASENFTSPAVMEAVGSVLTNKYAEGYPGRRYYGGCEFVDEVERLARRRACELFGAAHANVQPHSGSTANQTAFLALLEPGDRILGLSLSHGGHLTHGHAVNFSGMLFEAHHYEVDRETEQIDYDALAAQARELRPKLLIAGSSAYPRAWDFERMGAIAKELEIPLLVDMAHFAGLVAAKLHPDPVPHANVITTTTHKTLRGPRGGLILADDDHFKKINKINFPGMQGGPFMHVIAGKAVAFHEAMSEKFRADQAQTVANARALGEFLVERGLRLVSGGTDTHLVLVDLRPKGLTGKQAEAVLEEVGITVNKNTIPFDPESPFVTSGIRVGTPALTTRGMKEDQMREIAAVMGDALEAGEESDALPGLRKRIEELADAFPLYPELVGASL
- the nrdR gene encoding transcriptional regulator NrdR, producing MLCPNCGHEHDRVVDSRSTREGAAIRRRRECLQCDHRFTTYEYVESTPVLVVKRDGRRVPFDREKVINGVMRACEKRAISREQIDRLADRVAARLFSGARDEVSTVEIGEAVMDELEELDEVAYVRFASVYRSFRNVNQFMDELRSLLDRHPEPVEGEPADGDESA
- the tatC gene encoding twin-arginine translocase subunit TatC, with product MTESDPTAQDKTPDTTSMTVLDHLAELRSTLMWALGMAFVAAIAAWFVSDWIIETLLAPVQEAGQETLYFQAPMEGFLLKLKASAVMGLLFVLPLILFKIYRFVTPGLLPKEKRVVTPLLVSATGLFYVGVGFCYVVLLPLVIRFALSFATESLQPWLTASSYFDLAARLCLAFGLLFELPMVVFALSWVGVVDPRTLLKGWRYAFLLILGVSALLTPPDIISQVLLGGPVMLLYIISVLISMLVRKRQRQAKERERELERQEEMAYRKARAQERKRERELELARERDERGETAEPEDEGPDEDPDEDPDKDPDEGEGNTKSSAPEARPAPGTEPRVEEAPDRDPDAEDPPWVRREPPASTGNGDDEAGGGPDGETSGDGNEDRDPDDRESN
- a CDS encoding polyprenyl synthetase family protein, with amino-acid sequence MPLAGEDRVKLHSLQEWIAGDLPSLEDEIDGLLRSELPMLQEICDHLGLGRGKRFRPTLLLIIAKNGERSTSDALFAAACIELVHTASLVHDDFIDQAATRRGLPTIYRKWGPSAALITGDWIYCKVFAMMTGREMDDATRIVARTVHSMSIAEMMQLERRRRLDLPEEDYLTIILRKTASVIEASCEIGALLNPDLAEHRTVLGEFGRKCGLAFQVTDDIFDYQGDKQRLGKPIGGDWREGRITLPFLAAWRVAPESERKELQDAVETAEDPQGLWPDVREFVMRHDGTAVAQETALRYAAEAKAAIAGIDVEPQRDILVNAADYVIARLH
- the rsfS gene encoding ribosome silencing factor codes for the protein MTTEDSQQLARAAVEWALDKKAEDVVLLDLRGVLDVTDWFVIATGFSEVQVQAIADAVFDRAVESGQKPVHVEGRDAGRWALVDFIDVVVHVMLPQERERYRLDRLWGDAGLVAFDDTGASRVVRPPAHDPATAKDTEGEDTP